DNA from Arthrobacter sp. SLBN-112:
CGTAGTAGATCAGGCCGGCGTTGGTGTAGAACGGGGTGGCCCACGACTTGCCCTTGTACTGCGTTGTCGCCACCGTCGACGAAATCAGGGTGCCCTTGACGGCGTCAGTGACCTTGGTCATGTCCTGAAGCCAGCCCTGCGAGGCAAACTCCGGGGTCCAGGTCACGTCTGTCAGATAAAGGTCGCACTCGCCCGACTTGGCTTGAAGCCGCTGCACAGCCTGGGTGCGGCTCTCATCCGTGGTGGCACCTAAGACCGTGTACTTTGCGGTGATTCCCGGGTTCGCCTTCATGAAAGCGTCAATCGTGCCCTTATAGAGTCCGACCGAGTCCCTGCCCCCGCAAATCGAAAGGCTTCCGGATGCTCCCTTGCCCGAGGCGGGGTCCACGACAGGGGCCGAAGGACCGGCAGATGGGGCTGCCGTGCCGCCGCAACCGCTCAGGCCGAGAGCGAGTGCTCCTGCAGCGGCAATGATGCCTGCCAGCGACCGGGACTTCGCGCGGCGGGGACCGTTGGGTGACGAGGGTGAAGTAAGGGCAGTGTCCACAGATTGCTCCTTGGAAATTTGGTGCCTCACGGGCACGTCCGACGGCGTGGTGAATCGATTCGGCACCAGCGCCAAATCAACCCGCCACGAATAGAAAGAGAGAGCTGGTGCCGCCGGGCTTAGGTGTTGCCGGATCGATTCAGCACCGAGTTGATCGTGTCAGGTGAGATGGATCACTGTCAAGCATTTCCGGTTACGACGCTTGCTGGCACCCGCACGATTCCCGGACCACAAGCTCCGGCGCAAACACACGTTCCGAAACTCCCGCAGCTGGCTCCGCGATCTCTTCGAGGAGGAGTTCGGCCGCTGCACGCCCCAGCAGTTCAGGGCGGGTCGCGACAGATGTGAGGGGAGGTTCCCAGAGCGCGGCGGTTCGAACGTCGTCGTAGCCGATCAGGCGAACCCCAGAGGCTCGCCCTGCGATGCGCAGCGCTCGATAAACACCGAACGCCACCCCATCGCTCTGGCAGATGATTGCCTCCGGGAGCACACCTCGTTCAAGGAGGGCTTGCCCTGCTTGCAGACCGCCTTCACCGTTAGTAGGGCTCTCAACCTCGACTAGCAGGGCTGGATCCATGCCCGCATCCGCCAGCGCAGATCGAACACCCTCGATCCGGTCCCGACGCGAGAGGTGGGGGGAGAACCCTCCTACGAAGGCGAAACTACGGCAGCCGTGGCCTAAGAGGTGCTCGGCCGCCAGACGGCCGCCCAGTTTGTCGTCAGGTCCCACGTAGGGGGCGGAAACGCCTTCCAAGTACTTGGTCACGAAAACGTGTGGTACACGCGAGGCTTCCAAGGCTTCGAGGAAGGTGCTGCCCGACCGGGATGCGGGCATGATGGCAAGTCCCGCCACTTGGTATTCGCGAAGCTCAGCGATGAGTTCGTCCTGCCGCACGGGATCGTCCGAGGATGCGACAACGAGCGAACGAAATCCCGCTTCAGCGAGGGCAGCCTCAAGTCCCACGAGAAGTTCACCGAAAAAGGGGTTGGCAATGTCGGTGACGACGACTCCGACGGTCGTTGTCCGCCGTGTCCTGAGCGATGCCGCACCACGGTTGTAGACATAGCCGAGCTCGCGCATGGCTTGGTGCACCCGATCGCGGGTCTCGGAGGACACTCGCCCCGTGCCCGTGACCACGTTCGAAGCCGTAGTCCTTGACACACCCGCGTGGGCGGCAACATTTTTCAGGGTGACAGCAAGGTCCATTCGCAAAAGATAGCAGGATCGATCCAGTGACGGCGCCGAGTGGACCCACACGGGCGTTCAACCGCTGGTCCGAAGCCGCTTCAGGGCGGCTGGGTTGCAGCGGGATTCCTGGACGGGAACAACGTCGAACCGGGAAAATCGCCGCCGCTGGGCAGGCGATGGCGTGCCAGTCCCGCTTCGGCGAGTCCTTGGCGTCGGTCAGGACAGCCTGCAGCCGGGCCAGGTCTTCGATTACCACTGGCGACTGGTGCTCGGTCATGTCTTGGCTTCCCTCGCGTTGCCTAGAGCAGGGCGGGATCCGTAACGAGCTGCGCGCGGCCTTCTGCGAGCCGGTACGCGACACCGACCACGGCGGTTGACGAGTTGTGCACAGCCGCGGCGATCACCGGCGAGCTTTCCAGCAGCCGCTCAGCAGTCAGTCTCGCGTGGTCGACGACCATATCGTTGATCTCTGTCCTGCCATTCCGTTGCGAAGTTAGCACCGACGGAGTAATCCGTTCCACCAGGTCGCGGATGAAGCGTTGGGGCATCTCTCCGGTTTCCAGTGCTTCTTTGGTGGCAGTGACAGCGCCACAGTTGTCATGTCCCAGGACGACGATCAGCGGGACGTTGAGGACCGAAACGCTGTATTCCAGCGAGCCGAGCACGGCATCGTCAAGGACATGCCCGGCCGTCCGGACCACGAAGGCATCCCCGAGGCCGAGATCGAAGATAATCTCGGCAGCAAGGCGGGAATCTGAGCAGCCAAAGATGACCGCAAAGGGGTTCTGGGTGTCCATCAGCTCACGGCGCCTCGAGGCGCCCTGGTTCGGGTGCTGGGCGTCACCGGAGACAAAACGTTCGTTGCCTTCAAGCAGGCGCTGCCATGCTTGGGCCGGGCTGATGCTGTTAGTCACCCTACTTACCTTATAGGAGGGGCGGGCGTCCCTTATGGGCGACATCGCCCTGCATTTGCGCGGTCCTTGCCATCCCCGCCATTGTCGCGGCCGTGGCTTCCATCTTGTCAGTTTGAACCGCGCCCGGGTGCCTCTGACCCTTGCCCCGGCAGAGCTACAGGCCGCGGCGAGTAAGGCCGGCATCATGACCACACCCGGCCCTCTCGGCACCAGCCGAAACGGCCGCATCATGCCGAGGCCGGGGCTTGAGCGCAGGGCGATCACGTCTCGATCATTTGAAAGTTTGCGAGGCTCGCGGAGGCCATCCCGGGCTGAGCTGCAATGCAGCACACGGTCGGCTGACGGGATTGTCAGACGGCGTATTACTTGAGGCCCTGCGACCTAATCAAGGAACTCGTGCTGGCCGACCTCGCCGCGTCTCTGGCGACTCACATGGCGACCCGAACTGCTTTAACCCGAATGTAATTAAACGTCCTCGCGACTTCTCCCGGCGACGCGTTGTTCTTCTCCAGGGACCACGCAACAAGGCCGTCGTACTCCGTGCGCCCCTCTACGTCCTCATGTAGGGAACTCTCGGCCAGAGAAGCCATGTAGGCGTCGGCAAGGCTGTGGCAGTGCTCGCCTGTGTTGCGGTTCTTTATAAAGCCAGCCTCCATGACTGCCGCGAGTTCTGCGCTGTAGGCGTCCGGATTCATTCCCCGGGCGCCCTCTCCGGCGCGTCAGCCGTGTCTCGCTTTCGCGACTTGAACAGACCAGCGACTCTTCCACTGGCTGCGCCGGTGGCACCAGCCAGGGCACCACCGAGGCCCTTCACCGCGGCGAGGGCCTGCGGCTCGTCCGGGATCCCGTCGCCGTCGACGTCCACGGCACGGAACGGGCGGGAGACCGCAGCGGCAGCGCTTGCTACCCCCGACCCCACCGCGGAGGCACCCGTCGCGACTCCTTCTCCAACAGTGCTGGCCGTCCCGCTGATCCAGCTTCCCGTGGACTTCGCGGCATCCTCCAAGGCTGCAAGCGCCCGGTTGGGTTCGGATTCCTGGTCGTCGGCGTCGGACAATTCGATCTGCAGGGCAAGGTGTGCCGGGAACTCCGCCGGAGCCACAGGGAATGCTTTACGGGCGGACTCAACGACGTCCCGGCCAAACACAAAACGGCTCACACCTCCAGTGAGTGCACCCACTCCGTATTCGATGGCCGTCTGCTGGTTTCCGTTCAGGGTCTCCCGCACGGTGTCCAACTGACCCGTTTGCATGGTCCGTACGAGGCTTTGCGCGGCGCCGCTGGGCAAGGTATCAGCCAGGGTAGTCGCCCAGTGGGACCAGTCCCCGCTGGCGGCCGCGAATTTGTGGCCAACGCCCACCACACCGTCGGGGGAAGTCTCCGCGACGTCCTTGGCCATGATGGCAATCTGCTCCTGGCTTACCCGCTCATTGGTCAACCCGTAGACCAACGCGTGGGCCTGGTCTTGGTCAAGGGCCTTCCCGTGGATGTCGGCGAGGGCCAGACCATAGATCGCTGTGAGCTCGAATTGGAGCTGCTGATCTCCTGCCGGGAGCAGCGCCGCGATCCGGTTGGCGCCGTTTTTCGCCGCACCCATGGCCATATTCTTCGCGGCCACCTTAGCCGCTTCCTTGGCGGTTACCTGCACGGTCTTCTTGGCTGCCTGCTTGCCTGCAGTCTTAATACCGGCGGCCGCCACTCCGCCGCCCGGAATGAGGGCAATTCCGACTTCGGCGGCGATCGACCCCGCGGTAATAGCGGCCCCTGCAGCGGTGATTGACGTGCTGTAGTGACGCTCAAGCAGTTTGATCACTTCTGCGGGGGTCGCCTCCGGACGCCGGCGCCGAATCCGCATGACGTACTTGCGTGCAATCGAATGACGGGCACTGACGGCCTTCGCAATGTCGGCGTTGGCTTCCTCATCATCCAACTGGGTCTCCAGTGTGACAGCTTCGCTCTCGGTCATTTACGTTGTCCCCCTCTAACCACAGGCTCAACCCTGAGCCTTTTTGTCAACGCTGCAATTCAATTCGCGGCAAAGGAGCCAAGGGCTCCCCTGCCGCGCCGTCATCAGTGTCGCGCATGAGGCGGCAAGATCTTGCTCGCCACGCTGCACTGACCTCCGCCGGGCAGAGCGCACGGGCGGAAGTGAGCCTATCCCGGGATCTGGATCCGCGCAGCTTCCTGCAGCAGGGGATCAGAAATCATGACGGTGGCAGCTCCCGGTGCAATATCGAAAGCGATGTTGCCCCGCGCCTTGTCCCCGGGAAGCACCTCGCCAGAGCCCAGCTGGTTGTCGGCAAACAGGCTCATGTCCGCCTTGCGCCCGTTGGCATCCTTCGCAGAGAAGTAGAGCGGATTGGAGCTCGTCTTGCCGGATTCCGTTTCCCAGAGCACGTCCAGGAGCAGGTAGGTGCCGTTCTTGGGCGGCGTAGCGAACGCGCCGGTGGTGACAGTGTCGGTGCGGACGGCGGACACAACGGTGATCCTGGCGGTGTTGCCGTTGCGCATCTTCACGGAGAAAGGAACGCCGACCGTAGGAGCCGCGGGCGCGGCAGGAGCGGACGACGGCGGTGCTGCCGCCGCCGGGGCGGCAGGGGCAGCGGTAGCCGGCGCCGCTGCTTCGGCAGACGCTGCGGTGGAGGCGATCGGGCTGGAGTCCGCGGCTGGCTTGTTGCCGCCGGAGCAGGAGCCCATGAGGATGCCCACCAAAAGCACACCGGCTGGGATAACGAAGCGCTTCTTCGTGTAGAAGGCGCGCTTGGCGGGTGCCGGAGCTGCCGGCGGGGTCGGGAATGAAAAGTTCTGGTCAGCCATGGTGGTGCCTTTCGAGAGTGGGTGCTGTGATGCTGCGGTTGTTACTGCTTTTCCCATTTGCCGCAACGGCTGGATTTGAAATCCTGGCCGGCGGAGAGTGCCACGGAGGGCCGTCCGCCGCCGGGGAGGTCGTTGTCGATGATGTTGCTGCCGTTGCTGCCGGTGGCATAGATGCCCCAGTAGCAGGAGGAGCCGACGTCGGCCGACGCTCGGTAGGTGCCTGGCTCGATGTCGGTGCCCACGGTCCAGGTGCCGTCACCGATGGTGTTGGCCGCCTTGGTCTTCTCCGCCCCGGTGACGGCCTCTTCGCGGACCTTAACCGCCGC
Protein-coding regions in this window:
- a CDS encoding LacI family DNA-binding transcriptional regulator, whose product is MDLAVTLKNVAAHAGVSRTTASNVVTGTGRVSSETRDRVHQAMRELGYVYNRGAASLRTRRTTTVGVVVTDIANPFFGELLVGLEAALAEAGFRSLVVASSDDPVRQDELIAELREYQVAGLAIMPASRSGSTFLEALEASRVPHVFVTKYLEGVSAPYVGPDDKLGGRLAAEHLLGHGCRSFAFVGGFSPHLSRRDRIEGVRSALADAGMDPALLVEVESPTNGEGGLQAGQALLERGVLPEAIICQSDGVAFGVYRALRIAGRASGVRLIGYDDVRTAALWEPPLTSVATRPELLGRAAAELLLEEIAEPAAGVSERVFAPELVVRESCGCQQAS
- a CDS encoding carbonic anhydrase; protein product: MTNSISPAQAWQRLLEGNERFVSGDAQHPNQGASRRRELMDTQNPFAVIFGCSDSRLAAEIIFDLGLGDAFVVRTAGHVLDDAVLGSLEYSVSVLNVPLIVVLGHDNCGAVTATKEALETGEMPQRFIRDLVERITPSVLTSQRNGRTEINDMVVDHARLTAERLLESSPVIAAAVHNSSTAVVGVAYRLAEGRAQLVTDPALL
- a CDS encoding DUF4352 domain-containing protein; its protein translation is MADQNFSFPTPPAAPAPAKRAFYTKKRFVIPAGVLLVGILMGSCSGGNKPAADSSPIASTAASAEAAAPATAAPAAPAAAAPPSSAPAAPAAPTVGVPFSVKMRNGNTARITVVSAVRTDTVTTGAFATPPKNGTYLLLDVLWETESGKTSSNPLYFSAKDANGRKADMSLFADNQLGSGEVLPGDKARGNIAFDIAPGAATVMISDPLLQEAARIQIPG